The following are from one region of the Qipengyuania flava genome:
- a CDS encoding murein hydrolase activator EnvC family protein gives MKRGLALLAGLSVIGLLGLPAIAQDPVQFDTPEDARAALDAARQQQRNARARSAQLEQQAARSQEASEKAQADAAALAARVQQAEAGIDAAEARLGLANSERRALDRALAQRRTPVVRLTAALQSMSRRPLALSALQSGSLRDLVYTRAVLDSTIPLVRERTSALRSELDRARELEAEAGQALADRRESEAALAQRRRDLVALAEQERLRARQAAGGADRESQRALVLAEQAIDLDQLVGRLEAAGSLRDQLAALPGPLPRPADPTAASVSATPSPVASATEPPARYLLPVAGEIIAGFGEAGTSGQRQAGIVLAARPSAQVVAPAEGRVAYAGPYRGFGRIVIVEHANGWTSLVTGLATLDVAVGQEVTAGSPLGLSPQQRGEVTLELREGGQPVNPLDHLR, from the coding sequence ATGAAACGCGGGCTTGCCCTTCTTGCCGGACTATCCGTTATCGGTCTGCTGGGCCTCCCCGCCATCGCGCAGGATCCGGTGCAGTTCGATACTCCCGAAGACGCGCGCGCCGCGCTCGATGCCGCGCGCCAGCAGCAGCGCAACGCACGCGCTCGCAGCGCCCAGCTCGAACAGCAGGCGGCCCGTTCGCAAGAAGCCTCGGAGAAAGCCCAGGCCGATGCCGCCGCGCTCGCTGCTCGCGTTCAACAGGCCGAAGCCGGGATCGACGCCGCAGAGGCGCGGCTGGGGCTCGCCAACTCGGAACGCCGCGCTCTCGACCGCGCGCTGGCGCAGCGCCGCACGCCCGTTGTGCGTCTGACGGCCGCGCTGCAGTCCATGTCGCGCCGCCCGCTTGCGCTCTCCGCGCTCCAGTCGGGCTCCCTGCGCGATCTCGTCTACACCCGCGCCGTGCTCGACAGCACCATCCCGCTCGTACGCGAACGCACTTCGGCGCTGCGCTCGGAACTGGACCGGGCGCGCGAGCTGGAGGCCGAAGCGGGCCAGGCGCTCGCCGATCGCCGTGAAAGCGAAGCGGCGCTGGCGCAGCGCCGGCGCGACCTTGTCGCCCTTGCCGAGCAAGAACGGCTGCGTGCGCGCCAGGCTGCCGGCGGTGCTGACCGCGAATCCCAGCGCGCGCTGGTGCTGGCCGAGCAGGCCATCGATCTCGATCAGCTGGTCGGCCGGCTCGAAGCCGCCGGCTCGCTGCGCGACCAGCTTGCCGCTCTGCCGGGTCCATTGCCCCGACCGGCCGATCCGACTGCCGCCAGCGTGTCCGCCACGCCTTCGCCGGTCGCCAGCGCCACCGAACCTCCGGCGCGTTACCTGCTGCCCGTCGCAGGCGAGATTATCGCGGGTTTCGGCGAAGCCGGGACCAGTGGCCAGCGCCAGGCGGGGATTGTCCTGGCCGCGCGCCCGTCGGCGCAGGTTGTCGCTCCTGCGGAAGGCCGCGTTGCCTATGCCGGACCCTATCGCGGCTTTGGCCGGATCGTCATCGTGGAACACGCCAACGGCTGGACCAGCCTCGTGACCGGGCTCGCCACGCTCGATGTCGCCGTCGGGCAGGAAGTGACCGCCGGCTCGCCGCTCGGTCTCTCGCCGCAGCAGCGGGGCGAGGTCACGCTCGAGCTGCGCGAAGGCGGCCAGCCCGTGAACCCGCTCGACCACCTGCGGTAA
- a CDS encoding 23S rRNA (pseudouridine(1915)-N(3))-methyltransferase RlmH: MLLHIIARGKIARSPEAELVARYEKRLTWPLKLTELPETGGRIPDPQTPYKTVLLDERGKDLSSEKLAETLERWRDDGMRECRFVLGAADGHSEDERREADLLLAFGKATWPHLLARAMLAEQLYRATTIIAGHPYHRSG; encoded by the coding sequence ATTCTTCTCCACATCATCGCACGCGGAAAGATTGCCCGGTCGCCCGAGGCAGAGCTCGTCGCGCGCTATGAAAAGCGGCTGACCTGGCCGCTCAAGCTTACCGAACTGCCGGAAACCGGCGGGCGCATTCCCGATCCGCAGACGCCCTACAAGACCGTGCTGCTCGACGAGCGCGGGAAGGACCTTTCTTCCGAGAAACTCGCGGAAACACTCGAGCGCTGGCGCGACGATGGCATGCGCGAATGCCGCTTCGTCCTCGGCGCAGCCGATGGCCACAGCGAGGACGAGCGGCGTGAGGCAGACCTGCTGCTCGCTTTCGGCAAGGCCACCTGGCCGCACCTGCTGGCCCGTGCGATGCTGGCCGAACAACTCTACCGCGCGACGACGATAATTGCCGGCCACCCCTATCATCGCAGCGGCTGA
- the rsfS gene encoding ribosome silencing factor, protein MTQAQSGPAATGTASAQVIALADAKTDPLLALVLQQLDDDQAQEVVTIDLEGKSSVADHMVIASGRSTRQVAAMAQKLAEKVKQAGFGPVKLEGLPAADWVLLDAGDIVVHLFRPEVRSFYNLERMWAFGDAPPVAGTA, encoded by the coding sequence ATGACACAGGCGCAATCAGGCCCGGCTGCAACCGGGACCGCATCGGCTCAGGTGATCGCCTTGGCTGACGCAAAGACCGACCCGCTTCTCGCGCTCGTCCTGCAGCAGCTCGACGACGACCAGGCGCAGGAGGTCGTGACCATCGACCTCGAGGGCAAGAGCTCTGTGGCCGATCACATGGTGATCGCCTCGGGCCGCTCGACGCGTCAGGTGGCCGCAATGGCCCAGAAACTCGCGGAAAAGGTCAAGCAGGCCGGTTTCGGCCCGGTGAAGCTCGAAGGGCTTCCGGCGGCCGATTGGGTCCTGCTCGATGCCGGCGATATCGTCGTCCACCTGTTCCGTCCCGAAGTCCGCAGCTTCTACAACCTGGAGCGCATGTGGGCCTTTGGCGACGCACCGCCGGTGGCCGGAACGGCGTAA